In Tumebacillus amylolyticus, the sequence CACGGCCGGGTTGAAGTGTGCGCCCGAGATGTGATGGAAGGAGTAGATCAACGCCATCACCACCAAGCCTGCAACGAGAGCAGTGCCAAGGGATGTGAGGGCGTGGGTGATCGTTTCGATGACGATTGCACCCGTACAGGCGAAGACGAGGAAATAGGTGCCGAGAAATTCGGCTAACAGTTTGTCGCGCATGGGCGGGCAACCTCACATTTTCCTAAAATTGGCCATGCCTTTACAAGCTATTCGATGCAGGGGGCACCTATGCGCATAAAAAAACGCACGGACCAAACCGAAGAGGTTGGCCGTGCGCGAGGGGCAGTCAGGGAAAAGCAGTGGTTGTCACTCATCGACGTGATAGAAGCGGCGTTTCTTTTTCTCCCGTTTTTTGAAGAGATACAGCGACGGGAAATTTTGCGAGTACAAGTGGTCAGGAGTAAAGTCTGCCGTGCTTATGTTGATCGGATTTTTATGAGTGGCCAATACAGAGCTGTCATCTTTGTCGTCTTTGTCTTCACGATCGACATCCATGACATCGTCAACTTCGACCCCTGCATCAGTTTCATCGCTTACGATTGGTCCATCGCCACTCCAAGAAGTTTCCACATCACTTGAGGTGTGCACTTCGTCGACGAGGGTCTCCTCTGCAACAGCGAAGGACTCAGTGGTGGACTCCGTTTCGTTCGGTTCGTCAGATTCAGCCGACTCCGACTCGTTCATGGAGTCCTCGGCCGATTCTGCCTCCGTTTCTTCGATCACCGCTTCTGCGGCAACTGCGATCGTCTGGTTCGGTGTCGTTTCCACTGCATGATCCGCCTCGTTCGAAGCAGTTTCTTGCGTGCCTTCCGGAACTTCTTCCGGCTTCACTTCCTTCTTGAGCAGGGTGACAGGCGAGATGTTCTTGATTTGCTCAATCGGGTAGTAGATCATTTTTTGATGGGAGATGATGATCTGGGCATGCGTTTCAGTGACGCTGGCGAGCAAACCCATACACGATTTCTTGCCGTTTTCGACCTTGACCATGCGATGGAGCAAGGCGTTTTCGAGCAGTTCTTGAAACGTTCCGGGGTATTGCTCTCCCATCGCGGGCACGCTCGTGGCAAGTTCGGCGATATTGGTCTTGATCGACTTCATCAGCTTGAAAGGATAGTGTACCAGTTGCATGCCCTCCGTGAACAAAGTGGCGTAGTCGGACTGCACATTGACGAGCAATCCGGCCGTCTCCTTGTCACCCGTCTGGTCTATTTGAACCGTGTGACCTAGCCATTCTTGCAGGAGGGTTCGCACGATTTCACCCCATTACTTTTTGTTTTCGTTTTCTTTTTTGTTCTCCCCGTCTTTTTTGTTTTCTCCGTCCTTTTTGTCATCTTTCTTTTGCTCTTGTTGTTTCGGCGCGTTTTGGATCCAGGTAATGGTCTTGATGTGATAGAGCGGGAAGTGGACGTATTCCTTCATTTTGTGCACGAGGGTGACGGAATCATCGCGCACGGTGAGCAGGACGCCTTCGAGGGAGTTCGGTCCGTTTTGGTTGATCTTGACCAGTTTGTGCTGCAGGGCGTTGATCAGGCTAGGGAAGTCTCCTGCTTCGAGGAACGTCGGAGCCGGCACTTGCACAGCATTCGGGTCGACCGCTTCTTCCGCTTCCGTCATAATCGGTTCGGAGATCGTTTTGACGTGGCCGGTGTTCACGTACACGACGGCCCCTTCTTGGGTATGCAGAATCAGGTGGTCTTTTTGCAAGCAGAGCAGCTTACCCGCGATCTTGTCAGGACCACCGCGTTCGATTTGAATCAGTTTGCCTACCGAGTCGTTCAAGAACCCGAATTCCATGAAAAAAATCCCTCCCGTGTATGGTAGAAGTAAATACTCGTCGGATGATCTCCTCAGACGAATGTCCGCGGAAAGTACTACACCATATGTCACGGGGGGTTGGCACAGTGTTGGGCGTTTGTCTAAATTTGGAGGGTTATCGGCTTCAAAAAGGAAAAACACCATCAGCATCAGCTGATGGTGTGCTCTACCGAACTACGAGTCTCCTAATCATGTAACCCTTTTCCATCGAAAATTTTCTGCATATACTTTTCAACCCTTGACTCTCGGGTTTTGGATTGTTTGGGTTCGGAAAAATGGAGCAGGTACGCTCTTTGTCGTCCCGGTGTCAATGCTTCGAATGCCGTTTTCAAGGCAGGGAGGGCATCGAACTTATTTTGAAGCTCTTCAGGAATACTGTATTCTGTATTCTTTTTATATTCCACTTCCAAACCTGATTTTTCAACTTCGATGGCTTCCAAAATATACGCTTTCAAGATGGTTTCCATTTCCACGATCTCTTGAACATCGGTGAACCGAATCTGGCGCGCCGCCTGTACGTTCTCCGTTTGTTGGATTAGGATTCCATTGGGGTCTTGTAACAGGGCCCCTTTGTGAAACAGAAGCGCGCAATATTCTTTGAATCCATGTATCAAAACTACGTTTTTCTTGTCAACTGTGTAACAAGGGTGCATCCACTTAAAGTCTTCCGCCAGCCCACAGTCCAGAACGATACTTCTCAACTTCTCATATTCTGCCTTCCACGTCTTGGCTTTCGCTAAAAATTCATCAACCTTAGGATTCAATTGAGCATTTGCCATCAAGGAACACCCCTCATCGATTGTCGAGATACTGCCCGTTGCTGACAAAAGCATAACATATACTCGTTTGGCGGAGAGAACAGGATTCGAACCTGCGTGGGGTTGCCACCTTCCCCTTTCGTGAAAAATTATTTGATTGATAAAAATTACAACATAATATAAAATTGACACATCAACCAAGAAGGAGTTGAACTTCTATGAAAAAGCTCGCTTTGGCTCTGATGGCTGCCTTGACTGTTTTTGGCGCAACCGCTTATGCAACACCCGCACAAGCAACCACGCACTCCACGGTCGTACCCAATTCCCCTGAAGGAACGGTACTGGTGGTCTACTTCGATCATTATCCGCCGAGCACGTACAGCGATGACAGCGGCTTCTACGGCTACCTTATCAATGTGCGTACGGTCTCCGGCGGTTTGTGGGAAGGCACGTACTACAGCAATTTCAATTGAAAAACACCATACCGTTACTCCACAACCTTGGTTCGGGATTCAACCGGACTGAGGTTGTTTCGTTTTTTCTGACTTCACGTTTTAAGAATCAGGAAACATCAAAAAGAAAAGCCATCATCAATTCTGAATCGAATTGGTGATGGCTTTTTCTGATTCAAGTTTAGCAGTCGAACTTTGTAGGGCAGTCATAAACAGTATGAGTAAAGCTCACATCAACCATAGAAACAGTCTTATCGGTTTCCACTTGAATGTCGAGATCGAACATGTTTTCCATTAGAATCATCCTCCTTTCACTAGAATGTACTAGGAAGTATGTCTAAGGAGT encodes:
- a CDS encoding YdeI/OmpD-associated family protein, with translation MANAQLNPKVDEFLAKAKTWKAEYEKLRSIVLDCGLAEDFKWMHPCYTVDKKNVVLIHGFKEYCALLFHKGALLQDPNGILIQQTENVQAARQIRFTDVQEIVEMETILKAYILEAIEVEKSGLEVEYKKNTEYSIPEELQNKFDALPALKTAFEALTPGRQRAYLLHFSEPKQSKTRESRVEKYMQKIFDGKGLHD
- a CDS encoding FDLD family class I lanthipeptide; this encodes MILMENMFDLDIQVETDKTVSMVDVSFTHTVYDCPTKFDC